In one window of Ovis aries strain OAR_USU_Benz2616 breed Rambouillet chromosome 3, ARS-UI_Ramb_v3.0, whole genome shotgun sequence DNA:
- the LOC114113987 gene encoding tubulin alpha-1C chain-like isoform X2, whose protein sequence is MPSDKTIGGGDDSFNTFFSETGAGKHVPRAVFVDLEPTVIDEVRTGTYRQLFHPEQLISGKEDAANNYARGHYTIGKEIIDLVLDRVRKLADQCTGLQGFLVFHSFGGGTGSGFTSLLMERLSVDYGKKSKLEFSIYPAPQVSTAVVEPYNSILTTHTTLEHSDCAFMVDNEAIYDICRRNLDIERPTYMNLNRLMSQIVSSITASLRFDGALNVDLTEFQTNLVPYPRIHFPLATYAPVISAEKAYHEQLSVAEITNACFEPANQMVKCDPRHGKYMACCLLYRGDVVPKDVNAAIATIKTKRSIQFVDWCPTGFKVGINYQPPTVVPGGDLAKVERAVCMLSNTTAIAEAWARLDHKFDLMYAKRAFVHWYVGEGMEEGEFSEAREDMAALEKDYEEVGADSAEGDDEGDEY, encoded by the exons ATGCCAAGTGATAAGACGATTGGGGGAGGAGACGACTCCTTCAACACCTTCTTCAGTGAGACAGGTGCTGGCAAGCATGTGCCCAGGGCAGTGTTTGTAGACCTGGAACCCACAGTCATTG atgaGGTTCGCACTGGCACCTACCGCCAGCTCTTCCACCCTGAGCAACTCATCTCAGGCAAAGAAGATGCCGCCAATAACTATGCCCGAGGTCACTACACCATTGGCAAGGAGATCATTGACCTCGTCTTGGACCGAGTTCGGAAACTG gctgACCAGTGCACGGGTCTTCAGGGCTTCTTGGTTTTCCACAGCTTTGGTGGGGGAACTGGTTCTGGGTTCACCTCCCTGCTGATGGAACGCCTCTCTGTCGACTATGGCAAGAAGTCCAAGCTGGAGTTCTCCATTTACCCAGCCCCCCAGGTTTCCACAGCTGTCGTTGAGCCCTACAACTCCATCCTCACCACCCACACCACCCTGGAGCACTCTGATTGTGCCTTCATGGTAGACAATGAGGCCATCTATGACATCTGCCGTAGAAACCTCGACATTGAGCGCCCGACCTACATGAATCTTAACCGCCTCATGAGCCAGATAGTGTCCTCCATCACTGCTTCCCTGAGGTTTGATGGCGCCCTGAATGTGGATCTGACAGAGTTCCAGACCAACCTGGTGCCCTATCCCCGCATCCACTTCCCTCTGGCCACATACGCCCCTGTCATCTCTGCTGAGAAAGCCTACCATGAACAGCTTTCTGTAGCAGAGATCACCAATGCTTGCTTTGAGCCAGCCAACCAGATGGTGAAATGTGACCCTCGCCATGGTAAATACATGGCCTGCTGCCTGTTGTACCGTGGCGACGTGGTTCCCAAAGATGTCAATGCTGCCATTGCCACCATCAAGACCAAGCGCAGCATCCAGTTTGTGGACTGGTGCCCCACTGGCTTCAAGGTTGGCATTAATTACCAGCCTCCCACTGTGGTACCTGGCGGAGACCTGGCCAAAGTAGAGCGAGCTGTGTGCATGCTGAGCAATACCACAGCCATTGCTGAGGCCTGGGCTCGCCTGGACCACAAGTTTGACCTGATGTATGCCAAGCGTGCCTTTGTTCACTGGTACGTGGGTGAGGGCATGGAGGAAGGCGAGTTTTCTGAGGCCCGTGAGGACATGGCTGCCCTTGAGAAGGATTATGAGGAGGTTGGAGCCGACAGTGCAGAGGGAGATGATGAGGGTGACGAGTATTAG
- the LOC105614728 gene encoding tubulin alpha-1C chain isoform X2, whose amino-acid sequence MPSDKTIGGGDDSFNTFFSETGAGKHVPRAVFVDLEPTVIDEVRTGTYRQLFHPEQLISGKEDAANNYARGHYTIGKEIIDLVLDRVRKLADQCTGLQGFLVFHSFGGGTGSGFTSLLMERLSVDYGKKSKLEFSIYPAPQVSTAVVEPYNSILTTHTTLEHSDCAFMVDNEAIYDICRRNLDIERPTYTNLNRLMSQIVSSITASLRFDGALNVDLTEFQTNLVPYPRIHFPLATYAPVISAEKAYHEQLSVAEITNACFEPANQMVKCDPRHGKYMACCLLYRGDVVPKDVNAAIATIKTKRTIQFVDWCPTGFKVGINYQPPTVVPGGDLAKVQRAVCMLSNTTAIAEAWARLDHKFDLMYAKRAFVHWYVGEGMEEGEFSEAREDMAALEKDYEEVGADSAEGDDEGDEY is encoded by the exons ATGCCAAGTGACAAGACGATTGGGGGAGGAGACGACTCCTTCAACACCTTTTTCAGCGAGACAGGTGCTGGCAAGCATGTGCCCAGGGCAGTGTTTGTAGACCTGGAACCCACAGTCATTG atgaGGTTCGCACTGGCACCTACCGCCAGCTCTTCCACCCTGAGCAACTCATCTCAGGCAAAGAAGATGCCGCCAATAACTATGCCCGAGGTCACTACACCATTGGCAAGGAGATCATTGACCTCGTCTTGGACCGAGTTCGGAAACTG gctGACCAGTGCACGGGTCTTCAGGGCTTCTTGGTTTTCCACAGCTTTGGTGGGGGAACTGGTTCTGGGTTCACCTCCCTGCTGATGGAACGCCTCTCTGTCGACTATGGCAAGAAGTCCAAGCTGGAGTTCTCCATTTACCCAGCCCCCCAGGTTTCCACAGCTGTCGTTGAGCCCTACAACTCCATCCTCACCACCCACACCACCCTGGAGCACTCTGATTGTGCCTTCATGGTAGACAATGAGGCCATCTATGACATCTGCCGTAGAAACCTCGACATTGAGCGCCCGACCTACACGAATCTTAACCGCCTCATGAGCCAGATAGTGTCCTCCATCACTGCTTCCCTGAGGTTTGATGGCGCCCTGAATGTGGATCTGACAGAGTTCCAGACCAACCTGGTGCCCTATCCCCGCATCCACTTCCCTCTGGCCACATACGCCCCTGTCATCTCTGCTGAGAAAGCCTACCATGAACAGCTTTCTGTAGCAGAGATCACCAATGCTTGCTTTGAGCCAGCCAACCAGATGGTGAAATGTGACCCTCGCCATGGTAAATACATGGCCTGCTGCCTGTTGTACCGTGGCGACGTGGTTCCCAAAGATGTCAATGCTGCCATTGCCACCATCAAGACCAAGCGTACCATCCAGTTTGTGGACTGGTGCCCCACTGGCTTCAAGGTTGGCATTAACTACCAGCCTCCCACTGTGGTACCTGGTGGAGACCTGGCCAAAGTACAGCGAGCTGTGTGCATGCTGAGCAACACCACAGCCATCGCTGAGGCCTGGGCTCGCCTGGACCACAAGTTTGACCTGATGTATGCCAAGCGTGCCTTTGTTCACTGGTACGTGGGTGAGGGCATGGAGGAAGGCGAGTTTTCTGAGGCCCGTGAGGACATGGCTGCCCTTGAGAAGGATTATGAGGAGGTTGGAGCCGACAGTGCAGAGGGAGATGATGAGGGTGACGAGTACTAG
- the LOC105614728 gene encoding tubulin alpha-1C chain isoform X1 — protein MRECISIHVGQAGVQIGNACWELYCLEHGIQPDGQMPSDKTIGGGDDSFNTFFSETGAGKHVPRAVFVDLEPTVIDEVRTGTYRQLFHPEQLISGKEDAANNYARGHYTIGKEIIDLVLDRVRKLADQCTGLQGFLVFHSFGGGTGSGFTSLLMERLSVDYGKKSKLEFSIYPAPQVSTAVVEPYNSILTTHTTLEHSDCAFMVDNEAIYDICRRNLDIERPTYTNLNRLMSQIVSSITASLRFDGALNVDLTEFQTNLVPYPRIHFPLATYAPVISAEKAYHEQLSVAEITNACFEPANQMVKCDPRHGKYMACCLLYRGDVVPKDVNAAIATIKTKRTIQFVDWCPTGFKVGINYQPPTVVPGGDLAKVQRAVCMLSNTTAIAEAWARLDHKFDLMYAKRAFVHWYVGEGMEEGEFSEAREDMAALEKDYEEVGADSAEGDDEGDEY, from the exons ATG CGTGAGTGCATCTCCATCCACGTCGGCCAGGCTGGTGTCCAGATCGGCAATGCCTGCTGGGAGCTCTACTGCCTGGAACACGGCATCCAGCCCGATGGCCAGATGCCAAGTGACAAGACGATTGGGGGAGGAGACGACTCCTTCAACACCTTTTTCAGCGAGACAGGTGCTGGCAAGCATGTGCCCAGGGCAGTGTTTGTAGACCTGGAACCCACAGTCATTG atgaGGTTCGCACTGGCACCTACCGCCAGCTCTTCCACCCTGAGCAACTCATCTCAGGCAAAGAAGATGCCGCCAATAACTATGCCCGAGGTCACTACACCATTGGCAAGGAGATCATTGACCTCGTCTTGGACCGAGTTCGGAAACTG gctGACCAGTGCACGGGTCTTCAGGGCTTCTTGGTTTTCCACAGCTTTGGTGGGGGAACTGGTTCTGGGTTCACCTCCCTGCTGATGGAACGCCTCTCTGTCGACTATGGCAAGAAGTCCAAGCTGGAGTTCTCCATTTACCCAGCCCCCCAGGTTTCCACAGCTGTCGTTGAGCCCTACAACTCCATCCTCACCACCCACACCACCCTGGAGCACTCTGATTGTGCCTTCATGGTAGACAATGAGGCCATCTATGACATCTGCCGTAGAAACCTCGACATTGAGCGCCCGACCTACACGAATCTTAACCGCCTCATGAGCCAGATAGTGTCCTCCATCACTGCTTCCCTGAGGTTTGATGGCGCCCTGAATGTGGATCTGACAGAGTTCCAGACCAACCTGGTGCCCTATCCCCGCATCCACTTCCCTCTGGCCACATACGCCCCTGTCATCTCTGCTGAGAAAGCCTACCATGAACAGCTTTCTGTAGCAGAGATCACCAATGCTTGCTTTGAGCCAGCCAACCAGATGGTGAAATGTGACCCTCGCCATGGTAAATACATGGCCTGCTGCCTGTTGTACCGTGGCGACGTGGTTCCCAAAGATGTCAATGCTGCCATTGCCACCATCAAGACCAAGCGTACCATCCAGTTTGTGGACTGGTGCCCCACTGGCTTCAAGGTTGGCATTAACTACCAGCCTCCCACTGTGGTACCTGGTGGAGACCTGGCCAAAGTACAGCGAGCTGTGTGCATGCTGAGCAACACCACAGCCATCGCTGAGGCCTGGGCTCGCCTGGACCACAAGTTTGACCTGATGTATGCCAAGCGTGCCTTTGTTCACTGGTACGTGGGTGAGGGCATGGAGGAAGGCGAGTTTTCTGAGGCCCGTGAGGACATGGCTGCCCTTGAGAAGGATTATGAGGAGGTTGGAGCCGACAGTGCAGAGGGAGATGATGAGGGTGACGAGTACTAG
- the LOC114113987 gene encoding tubulin alpha-1C chain-like isoform X1 yields MRECISIHVGQAGVQIGNACWELYCLEHGIQPDGQMPSDKTIGGGDDSFNTFFSETGAGKHVPRAVFVDLEPTVIDEVRTGTYRQLFHPEQLISGKEDAANNYARGHYTIGKEIIDLVLDRVRKLADQCTGLQGFLVFHSFGGGTGSGFTSLLMERLSVDYGKKSKLEFSIYPAPQVSTAVVEPYNSILTTHTTLEHSDCAFMVDNEAIYDICRRNLDIERPTYMNLNRLMSQIVSSITASLRFDGALNVDLTEFQTNLVPYPRIHFPLATYAPVISAEKAYHEQLSVAEITNACFEPANQMVKCDPRHGKYMACCLLYRGDVVPKDVNAAIATIKTKRSIQFVDWCPTGFKVGINYQPPTVVPGGDLAKVERAVCMLSNTTAIAEAWARLDHKFDLMYAKRAFVHWYVGEGMEEGEFSEAREDMAALEKDYEEVGADSAEGDDEGDEY; encoded by the exons ATG CGTGAGTGCATCTCCATCCACGTCGGCCAGGCTGGTGTCCAGATCGGCAATGCCTGCTGGGAGCTCTACTGCCTGGAACATGGCATCCAGCCCGATGGCCAGATGCCAAGTGATAAGACGATTGGGGGAGGAGACGACTCCTTCAACACCTTCTTCAGTGAGACAGGTGCTGGCAAGCATGTGCCCAGGGCAGTGTTTGTAGACCTGGAACCCACAGTCATTG atgaGGTTCGCACTGGCACCTACCGCCAGCTCTTCCACCCTGAGCAACTCATCTCAGGCAAAGAAGATGCCGCCAATAACTATGCCCGAGGTCACTACACCATTGGCAAGGAGATCATTGACCTCGTCTTGGACCGAGTTCGGAAACTG gctgACCAGTGCACGGGTCTTCAGGGCTTCTTGGTTTTCCACAGCTTTGGTGGGGGAACTGGTTCTGGGTTCACCTCCCTGCTGATGGAACGCCTCTCTGTCGACTATGGCAAGAAGTCCAAGCTGGAGTTCTCCATTTACCCAGCCCCCCAGGTTTCCACAGCTGTCGTTGAGCCCTACAACTCCATCCTCACCACCCACACCACCCTGGAGCACTCTGATTGTGCCTTCATGGTAGACAATGAGGCCATCTATGACATCTGCCGTAGAAACCTCGACATTGAGCGCCCGACCTACATGAATCTTAACCGCCTCATGAGCCAGATAGTGTCCTCCATCACTGCTTCCCTGAGGTTTGATGGCGCCCTGAATGTGGATCTGACAGAGTTCCAGACCAACCTGGTGCCCTATCCCCGCATCCACTTCCCTCTGGCCACATACGCCCCTGTCATCTCTGCTGAGAAAGCCTACCATGAACAGCTTTCTGTAGCAGAGATCACCAATGCTTGCTTTGAGCCAGCCAACCAGATGGTGAAATGTGACCCTCGCCATGGTAAATACATGGCCTGCTGCCTGTTGTACCGTGGCGACGTGGTTCCCAAAGATGTCAATGCTGCCATTGCCACCATCAAGACCAAGCGCAGCATCCAGTTTGTGGACTGGTGCCCCACTGGCTTCAAGGTTGGCATTAATTACCAGCCTCCCACTGTGGTACCTGGCGGAGACCTGGCCAAAGTAGAGCGAGCTGTGTGCATGCTGAGCAATACCACAGCCATTGCTGAGGCCTGGGCTCGCCTGGACCACAAGTTTGACCTGATGTATGCCAAGCGTGCCTTTGTTCACTGGTACGTGGGTGAGGGCATGGAGGAAGGCGAGTTTTCTGAGGCCCGTGAGGACATGGCTGCCCTTGAGAAGGATTATGAGGAGGTTGGAGCCGACAGTGCAGAGGGAGATGATGAGGGTGACGAGTATTAG